TTTCTTTAAAGCTAAACCGATAAAGGCGAGTATACAAATATCAATGAATTTTAAAGCTGTAAAATAAAGGTACATAATTATGAATAAAAAAGGTGTAATGATAAACAACCATTGTTTTACTTTATTAATCAAATCGATAAATTCTACTTTTGTCATTGTTTCTGGTAAAAGCATATCATATTCAAACTTTTGTAATTTTTCATTTCGAACATAGATGACTTCATTTGGAAGAAGGGCTACAGCATTCTCATATTTTAAAATGTCTTTGGGATGAATATTACCTGTTGTGTCAAAAATATATGTATTCGAATCATGTTCTTGAATAATTGCCTCATCCATATCGGATATTAGTATGCCATTTTCGAAGTGGAAGTCTGGTGTGTCTTCGATAAATTCATTAGTTGTGTAATTAATGATATTGTTTACCTCGAAAAACATTATGAGACCAATTGGTAAGGAGGTTAAAAACATCATGAAGAACACAAATCCAATTGTTTTACCTATAGATTGGAATCGAAATAGTGCAGTTTTTTTGAGTGCGTGAAAGCATTGGAAGAATGTTTTAATAAGATTCATAAATCGTTGCACGTCCTTATCTAATAAAAAATAATTTCAATTCATAATACAAGATAATTGTAGCTAAGAAAGTATAAAACAACAAATAGATAAATAATTAATTTATATGATATGTAAAGGAAAATTAACTCAATGTAAATTCTGTGTAAATTTATTAAGAAGGTGGTTTACAAAAGAGATGATAATAATCAATAATAGTGAAGGTTATTGATGAAGTTTGTCGAAAACATTAGATGAGGGGTTGTAAATTTTGGAATTTGATATTCAAAAAATGATTTTTGAGTTTGTAGGAGGCTTAGGGATCTTTCTCTTCGGTATTAAGTATATGGGAGAAGGTCTTCAGAAGTCTGCAGGGGATAAGTTAAGAGATATCCTTGATAAGTTTACGACAAATCCAGTTATGGGGGTACTTGCTGGTGCCATTGTAACGGTTTTAATACAATCTAGTTCAGGTACTACAGTACTTACGGTTGGATTAGTAAGTGCTGGTTTCATGACGTTGAGACAAGCAATTGGGGTTATCATGGGAGCAAATATTGGTACGACTGTAACTGCGTTTATAATTGGGATTGAGATTAAAGAATATGCTCTACCAATTTTAGCTGCTGGTGCAGTATTGCTATTTTTCTTCAAAAATAAAAAAGTACATTACATTGGGCAAGTTCTCTTTGGATTTGGTGGATTATTCTATGGATTAAGCTTAATGAGTTCTGGAATGAAACCATTACGCTCATTAGAGGCTTTCCAAGAATTAACCGTTTCAATGAGTGACAATCCTTTATTAGGTGTAGTGATTGGTACTGCATTTACAGTAATTGTTCAAAGTTCTAGTGCAACAATTGGTATTTTGCAGGAGTTATTTGGTCAAGGTGCAATAAATCTACAAGCATCACTTCCAGTATTATTTGGAGATAACATTGGTACAACAATTACTGCGGTACTAGCTTCTATTGGTGCTTCAGTTGCAGCTCGCCGTGCAGCTCTAACTCATGTTATTTTCAATTTAATTGGAACGACAATTTTCTTAGTAATATTAAGGTTCTATACGGTATTTATAGATTGGATTAGAATAGAGTGGGATTTAAACCCACAGATGACGATAGCATTTGCACATGGAATCTTTAATACAACAAATACACTTATTCAACTACCATTCGTTGCGTTGCTTGCTGCACTTGTGACAAAACTTATTCCTGGTAAAGATACAACAGTTGAATTTAAAGCAAAACACCTAGATCCAATTTTCATTCAACAATCACCATCTTTGGCTTTAGATCAAGCTAAGGAAGAAGTGTTACGCATGGGTGAATTTGCAGTTAAAGGATTAGAAGAATCTCGTTTATACATGCAGACAAAACAACAAAAACATGCAGAATTGGTTTTCCAATATGAAGATGCGATAAATAACTTAGATAGAAAAATTACTGATTACTTAATAGATTTATCAGCAAGTGAACTATCAGATGCGGATTCTGAAAAACATTCTATGTTAATGGATACGGTTCGTGATATCGAACGTATTGGTGATCATTTTGAAAATATTGTTGAGTTGATTGAGTATCAATTATCCAATAAAGTAAAAATGACTGATTCAGCAATGCAAGATTTAAGTGAAATGTCTGAGTTAACCATTTCAACGTTGAAGGAAGCGATTCAAGCACTTCAAAATCATGATAAAGCAGCAGCTCGTTCAACTGTTGAGAAAGAAGACAAAATCGACAAAATGGAGCGCTCATTACGTAAGAAACATATTTTACGTGTCAATGAAGGTCAATGTTCTGGTCAAGAAGGCATGGTGTTTGTTGATATCGTTAGTAACTTGGAACGTGTTGGCGATCATGCGGTTAATATTGCAGAAGCGGTAATTGGTGAAGCATAATTTAACTATTAAGAGCAAAGAGCATATTGCATATATGCTACTTTGCTCTTTTATATTTGGATAACTATGTGAGAAATTTATAGTATTGATATTTTTTTGTGGAAAAAGTATTGTCAAAAATAAAAAACCATGATATATTATTTCTTGTGTCGTTGGTAAGAAAAAAACAGCTTGACAGA
This sequence is a window from Bacillus solimangrovi. Protein-coding genes within it:
- a CDS encoding DUF1189 domain-containing protein, with translation MNLIKTFFQCFHALKKTALFRFQSIGKTIGFVFFMMFLTSLPIGLIMFFEVNNIINYTTNEFIEDTPDFHFENGILISDMDEAIIQEHDSNTYIFDTTGNIHPKDILKYENAVALLPNEVIYVRNEKLQKFEYDMLLPETMTKVEFIDLINKVKQWLFIITPFLFIIMYLYFTALKFIDICILAFIGLALKKWMYRYLNYSQLWRMSVYAITIPTSIFSLSLAFQIMIPSGFLFYWLLAIYCLMKVINGVPKKRT
- a CDS encoding Na/Pi cotransporter family protein: MEFDIQKMIFEFVGGLGIFLFGIKYMGEGLQKSAGDKLRDILDKFTTNPVMGVLAGAIVTVLIQSSSGTTVLTVGLVSAGFMTLRQAIGVIMGANIGTTVTAFIIGIEIKEYALPILAAGAVLLFFFKNKKVHYIGQVLFGFGGLFYGLSLMSSGMKPLRSLEAFQELTVSMSDNPLLGVVIGTAFTVIVQSSSATIGILQELFGQGAINLQASLPVLFGDNIGTTITAVLASIGASVAARRAALTHVIFNLIGTTIFLVILRFYTVFIDWIRIEWDLNPQMTIAFAHGIFNTTNTLIQLPFVALLAALVTKLIPGKDTTVEFKAKHLDPIFIQQSPSLALDQAKEEVLRMGEFAVKGLEESRLYMQTKQQKHAELVFQYEDAINNLDRKITDYLIDLSASELSDADSEKHSMLMDTVRDIERIGDHFENIVELIEYQLSNKVKMTDSAMQDLSEMSELTISTLKEAIQALQNHDKAAARSTVEKEDKIDKMERSLRKKHILRVNEGQCSGQEGMVFVDIVSNLERVGDHAVNIAEAVIGEA